The following coding sequences are from one Lolium rigidum isolate FL_2022 chromosome 6, APGP_CSIRO_Lrig_0.1, whole genome shotgun sequence window:
- the LOC124663406 gene encoding aspartic proteinase oryzasin-1-like: MGTGRIALQHLLIISSMLLLGTTAEGLVRVALMKLPVGQNHLIAREDAQSFLSQHHGLVLNEKPQQPPKSDIVTLKNYLNAQYYGEVGIGTPPQNFTVIFDTGISNLWVPSSECYSSTACHLHKTYTASRSSTYTKKGKRVSIHYRTGAIAGYISQDNVQVGGLVVKNQDFIEASLEQSITFMLEKIDGIVGLGFKEMSSGGAEPVWYNMVSQGLVGLPVFSFWLNRHAGKVKGGEIVFGGVDPNHYKGRHTYVPVTKKGYWQFDMGDVLIGGNSTGLCKSGCAAIVDSGTSFLTGPTEIITEINWRLPIPRRVSKACKNVVSKFGRQIVHLLLKRILPRAICGMLRLCFLVEPHGVSDDNAGIQRVEDEVGASNGFIVCKACELIVQWAVTQVADNQTEDSIVHTIYEMCDGIPIPTGESSVDCGELKSMPDIAFTIGAKQFVLKPEQYIVKIGEGDATKCTSGFLAMDVPPTGGPLWILGDIFMEAYHTVFDYGNMKIGFAEAA; encoded by the exons ATGGGAACCGGCCGCATCGCGCTCCAACACCTACTCATCATTTCCTCCATGCTCCTCCTCGGCACGACCGCGGAGGGCTTGGTCCGCGTCGCGCTGATGAAGCTACCGGTCGGCCAGAACCACCTCATCGCTCGAGAGGATGCTCAGAGCTTCCTCTCGCAGCACCATGGCCTCGTCCTTAACGAGAAGCCGCAGCAACCTCCAAAGAGCGATATCGTAACACTGAAGAACTACCTGAACGCTCAGTACTACGGCGAGGTCGGCATCGGAACACCACCCCAGAACTTCACCGTCATCTTCGACACAGGCATCTCCAACCTCTGGGTGCCCTCCTCCGAGTGCTACTCTTCG ACTGCATGCCACTTGCACAAGACTTACACAGCCAGCCGGTCGagcacatacacgaagaaag GAAAAAGGGTATCAATTCACTACAGAACTGGTGCAATTGCTGGTTATATTAGCCAAGACAATGTGCAAGTTGGTGGTCTAGTTGTGAAAAATCAG GATTTTATTGAAGCTTCGTTGGAACAGAGTATTACTTTCATGCTTGAAAAAATCGATGGCATCGTTGGTCTTGGGTTTAAAGAAATGTCATCCGGGGGTGCCGAACCTGTTTG GTATAACATGGTTAGCCAAGGTCTGGTTGGTCTCCCCGTTTTCTCATTCTGGTTGAACCGACATGCTGGTAAAGTGAAGGGAGGAGAAATAGTTTTTGGAGGAGTTGATCCTAATCATTACAAGGGAAGACATACGTATGTCCCTGTTACTAAGAAGGGATACTGGCAG TTTGACATGGGCGACGTTTTGATTGGAGGAAACTCCACAG GATTATGTAAATCTGGTTGTGCTGCAATAGTAGACTCGGGAACTTCATTTCTTACTGGCCCCACG GAGATAATTACTGAAATAAATTGGAGACTTCCTATACCTAGGAGAGTGAGCAAAGCGTGCAAGAACGTTGTTTCAAAGTTTGGGCGGCAGATCGTGCATTTGCTGCTAAAGCGG ATATTGCCAAGAGCGATATGTGGCATGCTTCGTTTATGTTTCCTTGTTGAACCTCATGGTGTAAG TGACGACAACGCTGGTATTCAAAGGGTAGAAGATGAAGTTGGGGCATCAAATGGTTTTATTGTGTGCAAAGCTTGTGAGTTGATTGTTCAATGGGCGGTGACGCAAGTTGCAGATAATCAGACTGAGGATTCTATAGTGCATACCATTTACGAG ATGTGTGACGGTATTCCCATCCCTACGGGAGAATCATCCGTGGACTGTGGAGAACTTAAATCCATGCCTGACATCGCCTTCACCATCGGGGCCAAACAGTTTGTGCTCAAACCCGAACAA TACATAGTGAAGATTGGTGAGGGTGATGCTACAAAGTGCACCAGTGGATTCTTAGCTATGGACGTTCCTCCTACCGGTGGCCCTCTCTG GATCTTGGGTGATATATTCATGGAAGCCTACCACACGGTTTTTGACTATGGAAATATGAAGATTGGGTTCGCCGAGGCGGCATAG